A stretch of Myxococcus hansupus DNA encodes these proteins:
- a CDS encoding heme lyase CcmF/NrfE family subunit yields the protein MNGTVGYGLVLGGLAFAAFGALVGLVSGLRRSDAGLPWVMRAVWGFAACLIGANLVMVHALVTHDFSVRYVAQVGSRSTPLVYTIVSLWSALEGSILFWGLIMGGYIAAFAFIHRKEHARYMQLALGTMLAVGVFFTFLIAGPANPWGAVSPVPMDGPGPNPLLQNHVLMIIHPPMLYLGYVGMTVPFGVAVAGLLRGEIGEAWMAPLRRWTLVAWLFLSIGIILGAWWAYAVLGWGGYWAWDPVENASFLPWLTATAFMHSTMVQERKRMLKLWTLSLALASFVLTILGTFMTRSGIFNSVHSFTQSDIGPTFLVFLGFLLVVCVGLLAVRGPLLVPEGQLASPMSREASILVNNLVFVAITFTVLLGTLYPLISEAVRGVRVSVGEPYFNKMAVPGGIAVLFLMGVGPVLPWGKPDPATLRRQFIIPAVVGLVVTAVCFAVGLRGVYPLMTFGLAGFVTVITLRELVAPVRVRMSERKEGFVTALTTSAIKAQRRFGGYVVHLGIVLIIVAVAASSAYVKHTSGTLKKGQVIELGGYQMKYMGLVSGEEAHRTFVAARVEVTAPGGEVSELKPRLNYYERSTDPIGTPGVRETPAEDLYMSLMAFSEKAGTASFNVWVFPLVGWIWWSIPLLVLGTLIALWPRRKAAVAMAGAPALGSSPLTGGDAERGAA from the coding sequence GTGAACGGAACCGTCGGTTACGGCCTGGTGCTCGGAGGGCTCGCGTTCGCGGCCTTCGGTGCGCTCGTGGGCCTGGTCAGTGGCCTGCGCCGCAGTGACGCGGGCCTGCCGTGGGTGATGCGCGCGGTGTGGGGCTTCGCCGCGTGCCTCATCGGCGCCAACCTGGTGATGGTGCACGCGCTCGTCACCCACGACTTCAGCGTGCGCTACGTGGCGCAGGTCGGCAGCCGCTCCACCCCACTGGTCTACACCATCGTCTCGCTGTGGAGCGCCCTGGAGGGGTCCATCCTCTTCTGGGGCCTCATCATGGGCGGCTACATCGCCGCCTTCGCCTTCATCCACCGCAAGGAGCACGCGCGCTACATGCAGTTGGCGCTGGGCACCATGCTGGCGGTGGGCGTCTTCTTCACCTTCCTCATCGCCGGTCCGGCCAACCCGTGGGGCGCGGTGTCCCCGGTGCCCATGGATGGCCCCGGTCCCAACCCGCTCCTCCAGAACCACGTCCTGATGATCATCCACCCGCCCATGCTGTACCTGGGCTACGTGGGCATGACGGTGCCGTTCGGCGTCGCGGTGGCGGGCCTGCTGCGCGGCGAGATTGGCGAGGCGTGGATGGCGCCCCTGCGGCGCTGGACGCTGGTGGCCTGGCTGTTCCTGTCCATCGGCATCATCCTCGGCGCCTGGTGGGCCTACGCCGTGCTCGGCTGGGGCGGCTACTGGGCGTGGGACCCGGTGGAGAACGCGTCCTTCCTGCCGTGGCTGACGGCGACGGCGTTCATGCACTCCACCATGGTGCAGGAGCGCAAGCGGATGCTGAAGCTGTGGACGCTCAGCCTCGCGCTCGCGTCCTTCGTGCTCACCATCCTGGGCACGTTCATGACGCGCTCGGGCATCTTCAACTCGGTGCACTCGTTCACCCAGTCGGACATCGGCCCCACGTTCCTGGTGTTCCTGGGCTTCCTCCTGGTGGTGTGCGTGGGCCTGCTGGCGGTGCGCGGCCCGCTGCTGGTGCCGGAGGGCCAGCTCGCCTCGCCCATGTCCCGTGAGGCGAGCATCCTGGTGAACAACCTGGTGTTCGTGGCCATCACCTTCACGGTGCTCCTGGGCACGCTCTACCCGCTCATCTCCGAGGCGGTGCGCGGCGTGCGCGTGAGCGTGGGCGAGCCGTACTTCAACAAGATGGCGGTGCCGGGCGGCATCGCGGTGCTCTTCCTGATGGGCGTGGGCCCGGTGCTCCCCTGGGGCAAGCCGGATCCCGCCACGCTGCGCCGCCAGTTCATCATCCCCGCCGTGGTGGGGCTGGTGGTGACGGCGGTGTGCTTCGCGGTGGGGCTGCGCGGGGTGTACCCGCTGATGACCTTCGGGCTGGCGGGCTTCGTCACCGTCATCACCCTGCGTGAGCTGGTGGCCCCGGTCCGCGTGCGCATGTCCGAGCGCAAGGAAGGCTTCGTCACCGCGCTGACGACGAGCGCCATCAAGGCCCAGCGCCGCTTCGGCGGCTACGTGGTGCACCTGGGCATCGTGCTCATCATCGTCGCCGTGGCGGCCTCGTCCGCCTACGTGAAGCACACGTCCGGGACGCTGAAGAAGGGGCAGGTCATCGAGCTGGGCGGCTACCAGATGAAGTACATGGGGCTGGTCAGCGGCGAGGAGGCCCACCGCACCTTCGTGGCCGCGCGCGTCGAGGTGACGGCCCCGGGTGGCGAGGTGTCCGAGCTCAAGCCGCGCCTCAACTACTACGAGCGCAGCACCGACCCCATCGGCACGCCCGGCGTGCGCGAGACGCCCGCCGAGGACCTGTACATGTCCTTGATGGCGTTCTCCGAGAAGGCGGGGACGGCGAGCTTCAACGTCTGGGTCTTCCCGCTGGTCGGGTGGATCTGGTGGAGCATCCCGCTGCTGGTGCTGGGCACGCTCATCGCGCTGTGGCCGCGCCGCAAGGCGGCCGTGGCCATGGCGGGCGCTCCAGCGCTGGGCTCCTCCCCTCTGACGGGTGGTGACGCCGAACGGGGAGCCGCCTGA
- a CDS encoding TlpA family protein disulfide reductase: MKGWRYTLGFVVLCAGLLFVLSKGFGRNPHEVPFMLKGKPAPDFALRALDSGEKVSLADLKGRPVVINFWASWCGPCRIEHPVLEWGARQYGSQAVFLGVVFQDTDDNARGFLQQYGASFPQLVDPRSRMALDYGVAGVPETYFIDPDGVIRGKHVGPIDPQSLALRIQELSTAPAPVEAARQ, translated from the coding sequence ATGAAGGGCTGGCGCTACACGCTCGGCTTCGTGGTCCTCTGCGCGGGGCTGCTCTTCGTGCTCTCCAAGGGCTTCGGGCGCAACCCGCACGAGGTGCCCTTCATGCTGAAGGGCAAGCCCGCGCCGGACTTCGCGCTGCGCGCGTTGGACAGCGGCGAGAAGGTGAGCCTGGCCGACCTGAAGGGCCGGCCGGTGGTCATCAACTTCTGGGCGTCGTGGTGCGGCCCGTGCCGCATCGAGCACCCCGTGCTGGAGTGGGGCGCGCGGCAGTACGGCTCGCAGGCGGTGTTCCTGGGCGTGGTGTTCCAGGACACCGACGACAACGCGCGAGGCTTCCTCCAGCAGTACGGCGCCAGCTTCCCGCAGCTCGTGGACCCGCGCTCTCGCATGGCGCTGGACTACGGCGTCGCGGGCGTCCCGGAGACGTACTTCATCGACCCGGATGGCGTCATCCGGGGCAAGCACGTGGGTCCCATCGACCCGCAGTCGCTGGCCCTGCGCATCCAGGAGCTGTCCACGGCCCCCGCCCCCGTCGAGGCCGCGCGCCAGTAG
- a CDS encoding zinc ribbon domain-containing protein has product MRCPACGEDSNSRLRYCESCGAKLPEQPRATASRPAPRPSRPKRDAAEPSYAAEILEEVDDHESRRPYAAREVPELPPEDKTDPGQSEPAYDGPKWLAHVPGHSPSVLGVLLLAGAILLSLLNIGTWVSFPGLLLALVSGVALVARELRDAGESPGFTEKMPAVLMTPEAATAATVVFVALAFRSLSLGVTPLLWLAGAGLIAHDQYRKVFAGPDGVSRYFEPRQLLVMPELVGLGGVAVCLLALFAPWGTAKLGGDIIPDNAPVPQGPPELRVIQTHRPTDDMLYSYGGGVTTVRGWDLPASVVIELALLAVLALLALRPEVERPSWTRYLPAGAVGLSLAFAALNMRLLPAPFGFVFGLGAVGFLAVQRLRAPREEAPPPAQYDDGFEDETEMEGETERQR; this is encoded by the coding sequence ATGCGGTGCCCGGCGTGTGGTGAAGACTCCAATTCCCGGTTGCGGTACTGCGAGAGCTGCGGCGCGAAGCTGCCGGAGCAGCCACGGGCCACGGCCAGCCGGCCCGCGCCGCGCCCCTCGCGCCCGAAGCGCGACGCCGCCGAGCCGTCCTACGCCGCGGAGATTCTCGAGGAGGTCGACGACCACGAGAGTCGGCGCCCCTACGCCGCCAGAGAGGTTCCCGAGCTGCCGCCCGAGGACAAGACGGACCCCGGTCAGTCCGAGCCCGCGTATGACGGGCCCAAGTGGCTGGCCCACGTCCCGGGACACTCCCCGTCCGTGCTCGGCGTCCTCCTGCTGGCCGGCGCCATCCTCCTGTCCCTGCTGAACATCGGCACCTGGGTGAGTTTCCCTGGCTTGCTGCTCGCGCTGGTGAGCGGCGTGGCGCTGGTCGCGAGGGAGCTTCGCGACGCGGGGGAGTCACCCGGGTTCACCGAGAAGATGCCCGCGGTGCTGATGACGCCCGAGGCGGCCACCGCGGCCACCGTGGTGTTCGTGGCGCTGGCCTTCCGTTCGCTGAGCCTGGGGGTCACCCCGCTGCTGTGGCTCGCCGGCGCCGGGCTGATTGCCCACGACCAGTACCGCAAGGTCTTCGCGGGCCCGGATGGCGTGAGCCGGTACTTCGAGCCGCGTCAGCTCCTGGTGATGCCGGAGCTGGTGGGCCTGGGCGGCGTCGCGGTGTGCCTGCTGGCGCTGTTCGCGCCCTGGGGAACGGCGAAGCTGGGCGGGGACATCATCCCGGACAACGCGCCGGTGCCGCAGGGGCCGCCCGAGCTTCGCGTCATCCAGACGCACCGGCCCACCGATGACATGCTCTACAGCTACGGCGGCGGCGTCACCACGGTGCGCGGTTGGGACCTGCCCGCGTCGGTGGTGATTGAGCTGGCACTGCTCGCGGTCCTCGCGCTGCTGGCGCTGCGCCCGGAGGTGGAGCGGCCGTCCTGGACGCGCTACCTGCCCGCGGGCGCGGTGGGGCTGTCACTGGCCTTCGCGGCGTTGAACATGCGCCTGCTGCCGGCCCCGTTCGGTTTCGTCTTCGGACTGGGCGCCGTGGGGTTCCTCGCGGTGCAGCGGCTGCGCGCGCCGCGCGAGGAGGCGCCTCCGCCCGCGCAGTACGACGACGGCTTCGAAGACGAAACGGAGATGGAAGGCGAAACAGAGCGGCAACGCTGA
- a CDS encoding SMP-30/gluconolactonase/LRE family protein: MGTLEVFQHDEARCIWPARAELGEGPFWMASEGALYWLDIKGRKVHRLTLDSGARESWETPLRVTALAPRKQGGFIAGTEQGLAFYEPRTGRLERLLNPEPERTHNRCNDGKVDPAGRFWVGTMDDHEESPTGALYRFDAAGHLARFDDGYTVSNGPAFSPDGRTLYVNDSPKRVTYAFDLSADGVPSRRREFLRFEAPHGFPDGMTVDAEGGLWIAFYAGGCVRRFSPDGAWLAEHRFPVAKTTSVAFGAPALDRLFVTTARDGLDAKALEAQPLAGGLFELSPGVRGVAPVPFAG; encoded by the coding sequence ATGGGCACCCTGGAGGTCTTCCAGCACGACGAGGCACGGTGCATCTGGCCGGCGCGGGCCGAGCTCGGTGAGGGGCCGTTCTGGATGGCTTCGGAAGGCGCGCTCTACTGGCTCGACATCAAGGGCCGGAAGGTGCACCGCCTGACGTTGGACAGTGGCGCCCGTGAGAGTTGGGAGACGCCGCTTCGTGTCACCGCGCTGGCGCCTCGGAAGCAGGGAGGCTTCATCGCGGGCACGGAGCAGGGCCTCGCCTTCTACGAGCCCCGCACGGGCCGTCTGGAGCGGTTGTTGAACCCGGAGCCCGAGCGCACCCACAACCGCTGCAATGACGGGAAGGTAGACCCGGCAGGGCGCTTCTGGGTGGGCACCATGGATGACCACGAGGAGTCGCCCACGGGCGCGCTCTACCGGTTCGACGCGGCGGGGCACCTCGCCCGCTTCGATGACGGCTACACCGTGTCGAATGGTCCCGCGTTCAGCCCGGACGGGCGAACCCTGTACGTGAATGACTCGCCCAAGCGTGTCACCTACGCCTTCGACCTGAGCGCGGACGGCGTGCCGAGCCGACGCCGTGAGTTCCTCCGCTTCGAGGCGCCGCACGGCTTTCCGGACGGGATGACGGTGGATGCGGAAGGCGGGCTGTGGATTGCCTTCTACGCGGGGGGCTGTGTGCGTCGCTTCTCACCGGACGGCGCGTGGCTGGCCGAGCACCGCTTCCCCGTGGCGAAGACGACCAGCGTCGCCTTCGGGGCCCCGGCGTTGGACCGGCTCTTCGTCACCACCGCGCGAGATGGCTTGGATGCGAAGGCGCTCGAGGCCCAGCCGCTGGCCGGTGGCCTCTTCGAGCTGTCACCCGGCGTCAGGGGCGTGGCGCCGGTGCCCTTCGCGGGCTGA
- a CDS encoding peptidoglycan-binding domain-containing protein, with the protein MVSPRTAPIRTGNTSTFILKQRRLHLVLVDPHEVPYAGQEYVLTVGRTEHCGRTAADGSLSHEVPGLAQGELLLKVRPPLATPPPATSPRRAATPRGETPPYPPAVSEEDFPDATPAAASEPVSLHWALQLQSLAGFESDALTAAQERLHNLGFCIEGERGAPGASTRAAVRAFQRRHGLPETGQLSDIQRELIRQHDA; encoded by the coding sequence ATGGTCAGTCCGAGGACGGCACCAATCCGGACAGGGAACACGAGCACCTTCATCCTGAAGCAGCGGCGGCTGCATCTGGTGTTGGTGGACCCCCACGAAGTGCCGTACGCGGGCCAGGAGTACGTGCTCACCGTGGGCCGCACCGAGCACTGTGGCAGGACGGCGGCGGATGGCTCGTTGAGCCACGAGGTGCCAGGACTCGCCCAGGGGGAGCTGCTGTTGAAGGTCCGGCCGCCACTCGCGACACCGCCCCCTGCCACCAGCCCCCGTCGCGCCGCGACGCCCAGGGGCGAAACGCCGCCCTACCCCCCCGCCGTGTCAGAAGAAGACTTCCCGGATGCCACGCCCGCCGCGGCGTCCGAGCCCGTGTCACTCCACTGGGCGCTGCAACTCCAGTCCCTCGCGGGCTTCGAATCCGACGCCCTGACAGCCGCGCAGGAGCGGCTGCACAACCTGGGCTTCTGCATCGAGGGCGAGCGTGGAGCACCCGGCGCCTCGACACGGGCCGCGGTGCGAGCCTTCCAGCGGCGCCACGGCCTGCCCGAGACGGGGCAGCTCTCGGACATCCAGCGCGAGCTCATCCGCCAGCACGACGCCTGA